A single genomic interval of Macadamia integrifolia cultivar HAES 741 chromosome 6, SCU_Mint_v3, whole genome shotgun sequence harbors:
- the LOC122082532 gene encoding probable protein phosphatase 2C 39, which yields MQGIMTGKDILHKMKAKAGFGSSSSDTGKGKSKMSKHITHGYQLIKGKSNHDMEDYIVAQFKKVQDNELGLFAIFDGHSGHDVADYLQSHLFDNILNEPDFWTDTESAIRRAYFVTDSTILEKAVDLGRGGSTAVTAILINGQKLFVANVGDSRAVICKNGEAIQLSVDHEPSMEKKSIESRGGFVSNLPGDVPRVDGQLAVARAFGDKSLKRHLSSEPHVTVEMIDDDTEFAIFASDGLWKVMTNQEAVDSIKHIKDALPAAKHLAEEAVNKKSKDDISCIVVKFH from the exons GCCAAAGCTGGTTTTGGTTCATCGTCATCTGATACAGGGAAAGGCAAGAGCAAAATGTCCAAGCACATTACACATGGTTACCAGTTGATCAAGGGAAAATCAAATCATGACATGGAAGATTATATTGTTGCGCAGTTCAAGAAAGTACAGGACAACGAATTGGGTTTATTTGCCATATTTGATGGGCATTCCGGTCATGATGTTGCAGACTATCTGCAGTCCCATCTTTTTGATAATATTCTGAATGAG CCTGACTTCTGGACAGATACAGAGTCTGCGATCAGGAGGGCATACTTTGTAACTGATTCGACAATTCTAGAGAAAGCAGTTGATTTGGGAAGAGGAGGTTCAACTGCAGTCACAGCAATATTGATAAATGGTCAGAAACTGTTTGTTGCAAATGTTGGAGATTCACGAGCTGTTATATGCAAGAACGGTGAGGCCATTCAGCTATCAGTTGATCATGAACCAAGCATGGAGAAGAAGAGCATTGAAAGCAGAGGGGGTTTTGTATCCAACCTTCCAG GGGATGTGCCACGAGTTGATGGACAATTGGCAGTGGCACGGGCATTTGGTGATAAAAGCTTGAAGCGACACCTCAGCTCTGAACCTCATGTGACAGTGGAGATGATCGATGATGATACAGAGTTTGCCATCTTCGCAAGTGATGGATTATGGAAG GTGATGACAAATCAAGAAGCAGTGGACTCCATCAAACACATAAAGGATGCTCTGCCGGCAGCCAAGCACCTGGCCGAGGAGGCTGTTAATAAGAAAAGCAAAGATGACATTTCCTGCATAGTTGTGAAGTTCCACTGA